The Paenibacillus sp. RUD330 genome has a segment encoding these proteins:
- a CDS encoding 6-pyruvoyl tetrahydropterin synthase family protein yields the protein MMQAIYPSPPHAFRYELHKEFHFAAAHYIPAEEAGSCSRVHGHTYFADVTVAGDMLDSCGFLVNFSEIKRLVRDRFDHRLLNDDEVFGSEPSDDPETFPTTEVVARTVWQLVQEELDRRGNGARCLQVFLRETPSSYVIYRPEAAR from the coding sequence ATGATGCAAGCCATCTATCCATCTCCGCCGCATGCGTTCCGTTACGAGCTGCACAAGGAATTTCATTTTGCGGCAGCCCATTACATCCCTGCCGAGGAAGCGGGCAGCTGCAGCCGCGTGCACGGCCATACCTATTTTGCCGACGTGACGGTCGCCGGCGACATGCTGGACAGCTGCGGGTTCCTTGTCAATTTCTCCGAGATCAAACGGCTTGTGAGAGACCGGTTCGACCACCGCCTGCTCAATGACGACGAAGTCTTCGGCTCCGAACCCTCCGACGACCCGGAGACGTTCCCGACGACCGAAGTCGTGGCGCGCACGGTGTGGCAGCTGGTGCAGGAAGAGCTGGACCGGCGCGGCAACGGCGCCCGATGCCTGCAGGTGTTCCTGCGGGAAACGCCGTCCAGCTACGTCATCTACCGTCCGGAGGCCGCCCGATGA
- the queE gene encoding 7-carboxy-7-deazaguanine synthase QueE produces the protein MVIGVKTMFVRTAGCDYSCSWCDSAFTWDGSAKDEISWMEPAEIAGELERLAGGRTPGHVTLSGGNPALLRPLGGLIDLLHARGALVALETQGSRWQDWFADIDELTLSPKPPSSGMETDWNVLEDIAAGLAAAGRLPSLKVVIMDAADLAYAKEVHRRLPGLPMFLQAGNDRLEEPDAAALRNYLADRYERLVDRVMEDPEWSRVRVLPQLHAWLWGNKRGV, from the coding sequence ATGGTCATCGGCGTCAAGACGATGTTCGTCCGGACGGCGGGCTGCGACTACAGCTGCTCCTGGTGCGATTCCGCCTTTACGTGGGACGGATCCGCGAAGGACGAGATCTCCTGGATGGAGCCGGCGGAAATCGCCGGGGAGCTCGAACGGCTGGCAGGCGGCAGAACGCCCGGCCATGTCACGCTCTCGGGCGGCAATCCGGCTCTGCTGCGTCCTCTCGGCGGGTTGATCGACCTTTTGCATGCGCGCGGAGCGCTCGTCGCTCTCGAGACGCAAGGAAGCCGCTGGCAGGACTGGTTCGCGGATATTGACGAGCTCACCTTGTCGCCGAAGCCGCCTAGCTCCGGGATGGAGACGGATTGGAACGTGCTGGAGGATATCGCGGCGGGATTGGCTGCGGCCGGCCGGCTTCCGTCGCTGAAGGTGGTCATCATGGATGCGGCGGATCTCGCTTACGCCAAGGAGGTCCATCGGCGCTTGCCGGGGCTTCCGATGTTCCTGCAAGCCGGCAACGATCGGCTCGAAGAGCCGGATGCGGCTGCGCTCCGCAATTATTTGGCTGATCGATACGAGCGGCTGGTGGATAGGGTCATGGAGGATCCGGAGTGGAGCCGGGTACGCGTGCTGCCTCAGCTGCATGCGTGGCTTTGGGGCAACAAGCGGGGCGTGTAG